One Malania oleifera isolate guangnan ecotype guangnan chromosome 10, ASM2987363v1, whole genome shotgun sequence genomic region harbors:
- the LOC131167073 gene encoding CDP-diacylglycerol--glycerol-3-phosphate 3-phosphatidyltransferase 2 — protein sequence MSALKLTMAASIGGKPYNWVRTITFATPTAVTATATNSSSLTIKASPTLNSKAESISVVGWRMPPCAPPAHDKGSGKSYLGFRGHKSFAFSTTPYSSSEDKGGGSSGLVADMGSENNNAAAWYTSDRKQPPPSPPQHQQPSKVLTLPTILTLGRVAAVPLLVCTFYIDSWRGTTATTSIFIAAAITDWLDGYIARKMRLGTAFGAFLDPVADKLMVAATLVLLCTKPMEVAIFGQAPWLFTVPSIAIIGREITMSAVREWAASQNGKLSEAVAVNNLGKWKTATQMTALTILLATRDSSLAGPGFLVATGVVLLYISAGLAVLSLVVYMKKIWKVLLK from the exons ATGTCAGCTCTCAAGCTGACCATGGCAGCTTCCATTGGCGGTAAACCGTACAATTGGGTGCGCACGATAACCTTCGCTACCCCTACCGCCGTCACTGCCACCGCCACTAATAGTAGTAGTCTTACCATAAAAGCCTCACCAACCTTAAATAGCAAAGCCGAGTCAATCTCCGTGGTGGGGTGGAGAATGCCCCCGTGCGCACCCCCTGCGCACGATAAGGGCTCTGGTAAAAGCTACCTAGGGTTTCGTGGCCACAAGTCTTTCGCTTTCTCGACAACTCCTTATTCTTCGTCCGAGGACAAAGGGGGAGGCTCTTCTGGTCTCGTGGCCGACATGGGTTCCGAGAACAACAATGCCGCCGCCTGGTACACCAGCGACCGCAAACAACCGCCGCCGTCTCCGCCCCAGCATCAGCAGCCTTCCAAAGTCCTCACCTTGCCCACGATCTTGACGCTCGGCCGTGTCGCGGCCGTCCCTCTTCTTGTTTGCA CTTTTTACATAGATAGTTGGCGGGGCACGACTGCTACCACAAGTATATTTATCGCTGCAGCAATTACTGATTGGCTTGATGGATACATTGCCCGAAAG ATGAGGTTAGGGACTGCATTTGGTGCATTTTTAGATCCAGTGGCGGATAAG CTTATGGTTGCTGCCACATTGGTATTGTTGTGCACCAAACCTATGGAAGTTGCAATTTTTGGACAAGCACCTTGGTTATTTACAGTGCCTTCAATTGCCATCATTGGTAGGGAG ATTACTATGTCTGCAGTTAGAGAATGGGCTGCTTCTCAGAATGGTAAACTTTCAGAG GCTGTTGCTGTAAATAATTTGGGGAAGTGGAAAACAGCCACACAGATGACTGCGCTAACCATCCTATTGGCTACTCGTGATAGCAG TCTTGCAGGGCCAGGGTTTCTAGTGGCTACTGGTGTTGTTTTGCTCTATATCTCAGCTGGGCTCGCTGTGTTGTCATTAGTTGTTTATATGAAGAAGATATGGAAAGTATTGCTTAAGTAG